In Trueperaceae bacterium, one DNA window encodes the following:
- a CDS encoding TIGR00730 family Rossman fold protein — MEYPEKQYVIDALAEDSWRMFRIMGEFVQGFEEMSDVDKAVTIFGSARLRSDSTVYEQAERLAQELAERGYTVITGGGPGIMEAANKGAFEAGGRSIGLNVTLPHEQEPNPYQSDSLSFKYFFVRKVMLVKYSTAFVVFPGGFGTIDELFEALTLIQTKKIKPFPVYLVDIDYWRGLLQWINGTLLREGAVSEADLGLFKVVDDVSSIPNEIEGYYAESGHAGFEVPH; from the coding sequence ATGGAGTATCCCGAGAAGCAGTACGTCATCGATGCCCTTGCGGAGGACTCCTGGCGGATGTTCCGCATCATGGGCGAGTTCGTGCAGGGCTTCGAGGAGATGAGTGACGTCGACAAGGCAGTCACCATCTTCGGCTCGGCGCGACTTCGTTCCGACAGCACCGTCTACGAGCAGGCAGAGAGGCTCGCTCAGGAACTGGCGGAACGCGGCTACACGGTGATCACCGGTGGCGGGCCAGGGATCATGGAGGCTGCCAACAAGGGCGCCTTCGAGGCGGGCGGACGTTCGATCGGCCTGAACGTCACCCTTCCTCACGAGCAGGAACCGAATCCGTACCAGAGCGACTCTCTGTCGTTCAAGTACTTCTTCGTTCGGAAGGTGATGCTGGTCAAGTATTCGACGGCCTTCGTGGTGTTTCCCGGCGGCTTCGGGACGATCGACGAACTGTTCGAAGCGCTTACGCTCATCCAGACGAAGAAGATCAAGCCGTTCCCGGTCTACCTGGTGGACATCGATTACTGGCGCGGACTGTTGCAATGGATAAATGGCACCCTCCTGCGGGAAGGCGCCGTTTCGGAGGCGGATCTGGGGCTCTTCAAGGTCGTCGACGACGTGTCCAGCATCCCCAACGAGATCGAGGGGTACTACGCGGAGAGCGGGCACGCCGGCTTCGAGGTGCCGCACTGA
- a CDS encoding endonuclease MutS2 codes for MIVAPTTLEKLAFPRVRRALADRTMTRFGARLAQGLSPSGDPEEVASSLERTEEVLEGGDLSLGGIEDIEPLLERLREGGMAEGSELLQIAYTLDSAATAKRAILASNRPRLSELAARMGSFDGVLRLVREQLDPDGNVRDDATPKLREIRRRLNPLRNRIREKLQQLINHYSEYIQDPIVTLRRDRYVIPVRSSSQSRVPGIALDTSDSGATVFLEPQSVVPLNNELALLEFEERDEVRRILIELGRRLANAPGVDETLDLVARLDLVQASAALARDWRLARPELHEGGRVRLQAARHPLIEDCVPNDIELTDERRLLVVTGPNAGGKTVLIKTLGLAALMSHSGLFVAASGENPPLLPRLEKLLVDIGDEQSIEASLSTYAGHLTNLRRIVDEAHERVLVLIDELGSGTDPDEGAALSQAILERVLASGARGLITTHLAPLKVFASRTEGILNAAMRFDVDRLQPSYRLTVGQPGRSYALAIARRLGLGEELLDRASRLLGPEGERLEALLEELEEQREALRRELDEARTARDTAVGEAEVLRAQIDRLRAREDEVMAAAAERAEEMLQDTLQRAKELKRTATSDPGQRPRALEEIRELRRGARERLRKSEQEASGPRWVPGTLVRVESYEAEGPIVEVRGDDVVVQLGLLKVEVPRREVRLLEAPRPKPVAVPTQQPGSSIERELNIRGARVEEGIEQVRELILEAHAMKVDKVRILHGKGTGALRDAVRNYLRDEKRVERFEDAVPYEGGHGVTVAYLRV; via the coding sequence GTGATAGTTGCTCCCACCACGCTGGAGAAGCTTGCCTTCCCGCGGGTCCGCCGGGCCCTGGCCGATCGGACCATGACCCGCTTCGGGGCGCGCCTGGCCCAGGGGCTATCGCCCTCCGGCGATCCCGAGGAGGTCGCGAGCTCTCTGGAGCGTACCGAGGAGGTGCTGGAGGGCGGAGACCTTTCTCTCGGCGGGATCGAGGACATCGAGCCTCTCCTGGAGCGGTTGCGCGAGGGCGGCATGGCCGAGGGGAGCGAACTCCTCCAGATCGCCTACACCCTCGACTCGGCAGCAACCGCCAAGCGAGCGATCCTCGCCTCGAACCGGCCCCGGCTCTCCGAACTCGCTGCCCGCATGGGCTCCTTCGACGGGGTGCTGCGTCTGGTGCGCGAGCAGCTCGACCCCGACGGCAACGTCCGGGATGATGCGACGCCGAAGCTGCGTGAGATAAGACGCCGGCTCAACCCGTTGCGCAACCGCATACGTGAGAAACTGCAGCAGCTCATCAACCACTACTCGGAGTACATCCAGGACCCGATCGTCACCCTCCGGCGCGACCGTTACGTGATCCCCGTGAGGTCCTCCTCGCAGTCGCGGGTGCCCGGCATCGCCCTCGACACGAGCGACTCGGGCGCCACGGTCTTCCTCGAGCCGCAGTCGGTGGTTCCGCTCAACAACGAGCTAGCGCTGCTCGAGTTCGAGGAGCGCGACGAGGTGCGGCGCATCCTCATCGAGCTGGGCCGACGGCTGGCGAACGCGCCGGGAGTCGACGAAACGCTCGACCTGGTCGCCAGGCTCGACCTGGTGCAGGCGAGCGCGGCCCTGGCGCGAGACTGGAGGCTTGCCCGGCCCGAACTGCATGAGGGTGGCCGCGTTCGGCTCCAGGCGGCGCGTCACCCGCTGATAGAGGATTGCGTCCCCAACGATATAGAGCTCACCGACGAGCGACGTCTGCTGGTGGTCACGGGCCCCAACGCCGGCGGCAAGACGGTACTCATCAAGACCCTCGGCCTGGCAGCTCTGATGTCGCACAGCGGCCTCTTCGTGGCGGCTTCGGGAGAGAACCCGCCGCTGCTGCCCCGCCTCGAGAAGCTCCTGGTCGACATCGGCGACGAGCAGAGCATCGAGGCCAGCCTCTCGACCTACGCGGGGCACCTCACCAACTTGCGGCGGATCGTCGACGAGGCCCACGAGCGGGTGCTCGTGCTCATCGACGAACTCGGCTCGGGGACCGATCCCGACGAAGGGGCCGCGCTGTCCCAGGCGATCCTGGAGCGTGTCCTCGCCTCCGGCGCCAGAGGATTGATCACCACCCACCTCGCTCCCCTCAAGGTGTTCGCCTCCAGAACCGAAGGGATACTGAACGCCGCCATGCGGTTCGACGTGGACCGGCTGCAGCCCTCCTACCGGCTCACCGTGGGTCAGCCGGGGCGGTCGTACGCCTTGGCCATCGCCAGGCGGCTGGGACTAGGGGAGGAGCTCCTCGACCGTGCCTCGCGCCTCCTGGGTCCGGAAGGGGAGAGACTGGAAGCGCTGCTCGAAGAGCTGGAGGAGCAACGTGAGGCGCTGAGGCGGGAGCTCGACGAGGCAAGGACGGCCCGAGATACTGCGGTCGGCGAGGCGGAGGTGCTGCGAGCCCAGATCGACAGGCTGCGCGCCCGCGAGGACGAGGTCATGGCGGCCGCAGCCGAACGGGCAGAGGAGATGCTGCAGGACACGCTGCAGCGAGCGAAGGAACTCAAACGAACCGCCACCAGCGATCCGGGACAGAGGCCCAGGGCGCTCGAGGAGATCAGGGAGTTGCGGCGCGGCGCCCGTGAGCGGCTCCGCAAGAGTGAGCAGGAGGCATCGGGGCCCCGCTGGGTGCCCGGCACGCTCGTTCGGGTGGAGAGCTACGAAGCGGAGGGGCCCATCGTCGAAGTTCGGGGTGACGACGTAGTGGTGCAACTCGGCCTGCTCAAGGTCGAGGTTCCGCGCCGCGAGGTGAGGCTGCTCGAGGCCCCGCGACCGAAGCCCGTGGCGGTGCCGACGCAGCAGCCGGGCAGCAGCATCGAGCGAGAGCTCAACATCCGGGGAGCGAGGGTCGAGGAGGGGATCGAGCAGGTGCGGGAGCTGATCCTCGAAGCGCATGCGATGAAGGTCGATAAGGTGCGGATCCTCCACGGCAAAGGGACCGGGGCGTTGCGCGACGCCGTCCGCAACTATCTCAGGGACGAGAAGCGGGTCGAACGTTTCGAGGACGCCGTGCCGTACGAAGGGGGCCACGGCGTCACCGTTGCCTACCTCCGTGTCTGA
- a CDS encoding HAD-IA family hydrolase gives MSEPLERAPVIVFDLDGTLVDSLTDIVVSFRQAFGELGLDQPEEEAVKALIGRPLDEMYARFAPAARVAALSASYRRHYPKNFTRNSRIFPGVADVLTELRRRGNRLAVATTKRTEMALALVEATGIASYLDHVQGTDDFPHKPAPDVVLRAAAAVGGSPAWMVGDTTADIEAGRAAGAATYAVTWGTHDEATLAGARPDLLEPDLSRLLEVTRTAIR, from the coding sequence GTGTCTGAGCCACTCGAACGGGCGCCGGTCATCGTCTTCGACCTCGACGGCACGCTGGTCGACTCGTTGACCGACATCGTCGTGAGCTTCCGGCAGGCGTTCGGGGAACTGGGCCTCGATCAGCCGGAGGAGGAGGCGGTGAAAGCGCTCATAGGCCGGCCACTCGACGAGATGTACGCCCGCTTCGCGCCCGCTGCTCGGGTGGCCGCCCTCTCTGCCTCCTACCGGCGCCACTACCCCAAGAATTTCACCCGCAACAGCCGCATCTTCCCGGGCGTGGCCGATGTGCTCACCGAGCTGCGCCGGCGCGGTAACCGGCTGGCGGTGGCGACGACCAAGAGAACGGAGATGGCCCTGGCTCTGGTCGAGGCGACAGGGATCGCGTCCTACCTCGACCACGTTCAGGGGACCGACGATTTCCCCCACAAGCCTGCCCCCGACGTGGTTCTGCGCGCTGCCGCAGCGGTGGGAGGGAGCCCCGCGTGGATGGTCGGGGACACGACCGCGGACATCGAGGCCGGCAGAGCGGCGGGAGCCGCTACCTACGCGGTCACCTGGGGAACGCACGACGAGGCCACCCTCGCGGGCGCCCGACCCGATCTGCTCGAGCCCGACCTGAGCAGGCTGCTGGAGGTCACCCGAACGGCTATCCGCTAG